A single region of the Phycisphaerae bacterium genome encodes:
- a CDS encoding OmpH family outer membrane protein produces MSKSNSTALFVVIVLTGVSAWAAQTLGGPEDQPSAATTAGPVAIVDFVRIFNECEQIRDLNEVLRKQEVDVQTEAKTRQKVIEDKQIELSAFQPGTPDFHQRRRDLIRLGTEANVWLKVKEQDLEAQKFDWTKIVYEKASKIVGQIANERGHSVVLQYKAFSPDDTDQSLASIRRMIQERAVVHADPNIDITNEVIRRINEAYRAAGGKKQLSPPSESGN; encoded by the coding sequence ATGTCGAAATCGAATTCCACGGCCTTGTTTGTGGTGATCGTCTTGACCGGGGTGTCCGCATGGGCCGCCCAAACCCTTGGCGGACCGGAGGATCAGCCATCTGCCGCAACAACCGCCGGTCCGGTCGCGATCGTTGACTTCGTTCGCATCTTTAACGAATGCGAGCAGATCCGAGACCTGAACGAAGTCCTTCGAAAACAGGAGGTAGACGTTCAGACCGAGGCCAAAACACGGCAAAAGGTCATCGAGGATAAGCAAATAGAGTTAAGCGCCTTCCAGCCCGGCACGCCAGACTTTCATCAGCGGCGCCGGGACCTGATCCGGCTCGGCACGGAGGCGAATGTCTGGCTGAAAGTGAAAGAGCAGGACCTCGAAGCCCAGAAGTTCGATTGGACAAAAATCGTGTATGAAAAGGCGTCGAAAATCGTCGGACAGATTGCCAATGAGCGCGGCCACTCCGTCGTTCTCCAGTACAAGGCGTTCAGCCCCGACGACACCGATCAGTCGCTCGCTTCAATCCGTCGAATGATCCAGGAGCGGGCGGTTGTCCACGCCGACCCCAATATCGACATCACGAATGAGGTGATCCGGCGTATCAACGAGGCGTACCGTGCCGCCGGCGGCAAGAAGCAACTGTCGCCTCCCAGCGAATCCGGGAACTAG
- the lpxC gene encoding UDP-3-O-[3-hydroxymyristoyl] N-acetylglucosamine deacetylase, with amino-acid sequence MTAQQTIDSHAEVRGRGLFTGEDVVVRFKPAAPDSGVTFVRLDGAASARIKAHVSNVTKRARRTALRNGTLAVETVEHCLAALHGMGIDNVDVEMQGGELPGGDGSSLSFVNAIESAGIRTQETPRRPIRINDTIRVSEGDAELIAVPTESDSLDILYDLDYGPESSIPRQFLAVRVTHDSFCKEIAPARTFLLEEEARQFQAAGLGKHLTYADVVVIGPQGVIGNQFRFPDECVRHKILDLIGDIYLAGRPLYGKIIATRSGHSLNHELVRKLLEAVERRNRNERIGSKAAIDSTQLHRILPHRFPFLLIDRVLEIHGDRRAVGIKNVSINEPFFQGHFPAQPIMPGVLIIEAMAQLAGILLSQKLEHAGKIAVLLSMDHVKFRRQVVPGDRLVLEVETLRVKARTGHVRAEATVEGSLVAQAEIKFMLVDAETGA; translated from the coding sequence TTGACGGCGCAACAAACGATTGATTCCCATGCCGAAGTCCGCGGGCGCGGGCTTTTCACCGGTGAGGATGTGGTTGTCCGCTTCAAGCCGGCGGCACCCGATTCCGGCGTCACTTTCGTGCGCCTCGATGGCGCCGCCTCCGCCCGAATCAAGGCGCATGTTTCAAATGTCACCAAACGCGCTCGTCGCACAGCCCTCCGCAACGGAACGCTCGCCGTCGAAACCGTCGAGCATTGTCTGGCCGCACTGCATGGCATGGGCATCGACAATGTTGACGTGGAGATGCAAGGCGGCGAATTACCCGGCGGCGACGGCAGCAGCCTCTCATTCGTCAATGCGATAGAGTCTGCCGGAATCAGAACGCAGGAAACGCCTCGCCGCCCGATTCGAATCAACGACACAATCCGCGTTTCTGAAGGCGACGCCGAACTAATCGCGGTGCCGACCGAGTCAGATTCCCTCGACATCCTCTACGACCTCGATTACGGGCCTGAGTCTTCCATTCCACGGCAGTTTCTGGCGGTCCGGGTTACCCACGATTCCTTCTGCAAGGAGATCGCGCCCGCGCGAACGTTTCTGCTCGAAGAAGAAGCCCGTCAGTTTCAGGCGGCCGGCCTCGGAAAGCACCTCACCTATGCCGATGTCGTCGTCATCGGGCCGCAGGGCGTCATCGGAAATCAGTTTCGTTTCCCGGACGAATGTGTTCGCCACAAGATTCTTGACCTCATCGGGGACATTTACCTGGCCGGAAGACCGCTCTACGGCAAGATCATCGCCACCCGCAGCGGCCATTCCCTGAACCACGAGCTGGTCCGCAAGCTCCTGGAGGCCGTTGAACGAAGAAACCGGAACGAACGAATCGGCTCCAAAGCCGCGATTGATTCGACGCAACTCCATCGGATACTGCCGCACCGGTTCCCGTTCCTGCTGATCGACCGCGTCCTCGAAATCCATGGGGACCGCCGGGCGGTCGGAATCAAGAACGTTTCCATCAACGAGCCGTTTTTTCAGGGCCATTTCCCGGCCCAGCCGATCATGCCGGGCGTGTTAATAATCGAGGCCATGGCCCAACTGGCCGGCATTCTGCTTTCCCAAAAGCTGGAGCACGCCGGAAAAATCGCGGTTTTGCTCTCCATGGACCATGTCAAATTCCGCAGGCAGGTCGTTCCGGGAGACCGCTTGGTTTTGGAAGTGGAAACGCTTAGAGTCAAGGCCCGGACGGGGCATGTCCGAGCCGAGGCGACTGTCGAGGGTTCCCTCGTCGCCCAGGCTGAGATAAAGTTTATGCTTGTTGATGCGGAGACGGGTGCGTAA
- a CDS encoding chemotaxis protein CheW, whose translation MSTALAEPKQKVPQSDKSIGPTDAAISGSSANASNGNGAGTTQIVGFRIGNEEYGVDIMRVQEIILLGHITKMPEVPDYIRGLINLRGHVIPIVDLRTRFGLPRGQSDEHTRIIVVNVGDKTMGIVVDAVNEVLRIGAEQLEPAPSSIAGIDHAYIKGLIKFESKLLILLDIHAILTREDDAQIDKAAGKAGQ comes from the coding sequence ATGTCAACCGCACTGGCCGAACCGAAGCAGAAAGTACCTCAATCAGACAAATCCATCGGACCGACGGATGCGGCGATTTCCGGCTCGTCCGCGAACGCCTCCAATGGGAACGGGGCAGGAACCACGCAGATCGTCGGTTTCAGGATTGGCAACGAAGAGTACGGGGTGGACATCATGCGCGTGCAGGAGATCATCCTGCTCGGCCACATCACCAAGATGCCCGAGGTGCCGGACTATATTCGCGGGCTCATCAATCTGCGCGGTCACGTGATTCCGATCGTAGACCTTCGGACCCGATTCGGTCTGCCGCGCGGTCAATCCGATGAACACACCCGAATCATCGTGGTCAACGTCGGAGACAAGACGATGGGGATCGTCGTCGATGCCGTCAACGAGGTGCTGCGGATCGGGGCGGAGCAGCTCGAGCCGGCTCCGTCGAGTATTGCGGGCATCGATCACGCTTACATCAAGGGATTAATCAAGTTCGAATCCAAGCTGCTGATTCTTCTCGACATTCACGCGATCCTGACGCGCGAAGACGATGCTCAGATTGATAAGGCGGCCGGCAAAGCGGGTCAGTAA
- the lpxD gene encoding UDP-3-O-(3-hydroxymyristoyl)glucosamine N-acyltransferase → MIEQRSFTIAELASLCGATLAGAGDYGHNRISRVATLSQADETCVTWIANAKYATQLATTRAGAVIGPAELVAAHPRGMIVQDADAAVADVLEAFYVELDAPSEGVHPTAIVHSSATIGERARIGAYAVIGPYTRIGARVTIYNGVSLGRHVTVGEDSVIHARCVIYDSCTLGRRVIIHAGTVIGADGFGYIFRGGQHRKLKHIGTVEINDDVEIGANCCVDRGKLGPTRIGRGCKIDNLVQIAHNVQLGPLSILVAQCGIAGSAQTGTGVVIGGQAGIRDGITLGDRAQIAARTGVMADVDSGQTVLGNPAQEHRAALREIAAARELPQLLKRVAALEKRVKELDGATND, encoded by the coding sequence ATGATAGAACAACGATCGTTCACGATCGCCGAACTCGCGTCCCTTTGCGGAGCGACGCTCGCAGGTGCCGGCGACTATGGCCATAACCGAATTTCGCGGGTGGCGACATTGTCGCAAGCGGATGAAACCTGCGTGACGTGGATCGCGAACGCGAAGTATGCGACGCAACTGGCAACTACACGCGCCGGTGCGGTCATCGGCCCGGCCGAGTTGGTCGCCGCGCATCCGCGGGGCATGATCGTTCAGGATGCCGATGCCGCCGTGGCTGACGTGCTTGAGGCATTCTATGTCGAACTCGATGCGCCATCAGAAGGCGTTCATCCGACCGCGATTGTTCATTCGTCCGCCACCATCGGCGAACGTGCGCGAATCGGTGCGTACGCGGTGATCGGTCCGTATACCAGAATCGGCGCGAGGGTGACGATCTACAATGGCGTGAGCCTTGGCCGTCATGTCACCGTCGGCGAAGACAGCGTGATACACGCCCGATGTGTCATCTACGATTCCTGCACCCTCGGCCGCAGGGTGATAATCCACGCCGGAACCGTGATCGGCGCCGATGGCTTCGGGTACATATTTCGTGGTGGACAACACCGAAAACTGAAGCATATTGGGACGGTCGAAATCAACGACGATGTGGAGATCGGGGCCAATTGCTGCGTGGATCGCGGCAAGCTCGGACCCACGCGCATCGGCCGTGGGTGCAAGATTGATAACCTCGTTCAGATCGCTCATAATGTCCAACTGGGTCCGTTGAGCATTCTGGTCGCCCAGTGTGGGATCGCCGGCAGCGCGCAAACCGGTACGGGTGTGGTGATCGGCGGCCAGGCGGGAATTCGAGACGGCATCACACTCGGGGATCGAGCGCAGATCGCGGCGAGAACCGGAGTCATGGCGGACGTGGATAGCGGTCAGACGGTACTTGGAAATCCGGCTCAGGAGCACCGTGCCGCATTGCGGGAAATCGCTGCTGCCCGAGAGCTGCCGCAGCTCCTCAAACGAGTTGCGGCACTCGAAAAACGAGTGAAGGAACTTGACGGCGCAACAAACGATTGA
- the lpxA gene encoding acyl-ACP--UDP-N-acetylglucosamine O-acyltransferase, with amino-acid sequence MSKIAPTATIDPRAEVASDVEIGPGCYVGPKVRLGPGNRLLASVTILGKTRIGAGNTFYPQSVIGAAPQDLKYDGADTELIIGDNNIFRESVTAHTGTEVGGGVTRIGNGNQFQVGSHLAHDVVVGDNCILSNLVQIAGHVHIEDRVVISGLVGVQQFVTLGRNCFITGAARCTADTPPYVIYGYDGIIQGVNVKGLARWGFPEASVQQLRELTKILYPRKSQIPNEFRARSLYGLFPWRRKESDVAATLAKRLREAEARKFSDEHCRYMLEFLDRSIHKGVHGRYLESLRRDGTQPKPRFYQRDEKNAVVNDLNPADLGVMRSDPA; translated from the coding sequence ATGAGCAAGATCGCCCCAACTGCCACCATTGATCCCCGTGCCGAAGTTGCTTCGGACGTCGAGATCGGCCCGGGTTGCTACGTGGGTCCGAAGGTCCGCCTCGGGCCGGGTAATCGGCTCCTTGCCAGCGTCACGATTCTCGGAAAGACGAGGATCGGCGCCGGCAATACGTTCTATCCCCAGTCCGTCATCGGTGCCGCCCCGCAGGACCTCAAATATGACGGCGCTGATACCGAGCTGATCATTGGCGATAACAACATCTTTCGAGAATCCGTCACCGCCCACACCGGCACCGAAGTCGGCGGTGGCGTCACTCGGATCGGAAACGGCAACCAGTTCCAAGTTGGCTCGCACCTGGCTCACGACGTCGTCGTCGGCGACAACTGCATTCTGTCAAACCTTGTGCAGATCGCCGGGCACGTCCACATTGAGGACCGCGTCGTAATCAGCGGACTCGTCGGCGTCCAACAGTTCGTCACGCTTGGCCGCAACTGCTTCATCACGGGCGCAGCTCGCTGCACCGCGGACACGCCGCCTTATGTGATTTACGGCTATGACGGAATCATCCAGGGCGTGAATGTCAAGGGACTCGCCCGCTGGGGATTCCCGGAGGCATCCGTACAGCAGCTCCGCGAATTGACCAAGATTCTGTATCCGCGAAAAAGCCAGATTCCGAACGAATTCAGGGCCAGAAGCCTGTACGGTCTATTCCCCTGGCGCCGCAAGGAGAGTGACGTCGCCGCGACACTGGCTAAGCGCCTCCGCGAAGCGGAAGCTCGCAAGTTCAGTGACGAGCACTGCCGCTATATGCTCGAGTTCCTTGATCGTTCCATTCACAAAGGTGTACACGGCCGGTATCTGGAGTCCCTTCGACGCGACGGAACCCAGCCCAAGCCGCGATTTTACCAGCGTGATGAAAAAAACGCCGTCGTCAATGACCTCAATCCCGCCGATCTCGGCGTGATGCGGAG